A single region of the Micropterus dolomieu isolate WLL.071019.BEF.003 ecotype Adirondacks linkage group LG18, ASM2129224v1, whole genome shotgun sequence genome encodes:
- the LOC123956927 gene encoding sodium-dependent neutral amino acid transporter SLC6A17-like, whose amino-acid sequence MPKNSKVTQREQSHEHVTESVADLLAHEEPLDYKSSSLNVGGATGKKVPQIEVPENDGRPAWNSKLQYILAQVGFSVGLGNVWRFPYLCQKNGGGAYLVPYFILLLIIGIPLFFLELAVGQKIRRGSIGVWNYVCPSLGGIGVSSLMVCGFVGLYYNVIIGWSIFYFFQSFQYPLPWSDCPIRKNGTLAIVEPECEKSSATTYFWYRQTLNTTSTIAESGGLNVKMTLSLLVAWIIVCLAVIRGIASSGKVMYFSSLFPYVVLFCFLVRGLMLKGSVDGIAHMFTPKLEKMLEPQVWREAATQVFFALGLGFGGVIAFSSYNKIDNNCHFDAVLVSFINFLTSILATLVVFAVLGFKANLMNEKCVVQNAEKILGYLNSNVLSHDLIPPHINFTHLTTSDYAEMYGVIKTVKEDSFAQLGLEPCVLEDELNKAVQGTGLAFIAFTEAMTHFPASPFWSVMFFFMLINLGLGSMIGTMTGITTPVLDTYKVQKELFTVCCCIVAFLCGLLFVQRSGNYFVTMFDDYSAGLPLTVVVILENVSVAWIYGTKRFMQDLEDMLGFRPNMMYFYLWKYVSPLCLIVLISATVIEMAISPPGYNAWVQELAQERFQSYPPWALAMCFALIIVAMLPLPVVFIARRFNLMSDGSNKLSVSYRKTMMKDMSILEEQDEAKSILGTKPGEMPSSVPARKAYLTPGGNKPLDPNSLSPNICYGTSYQNAAISPTTPTTPTMPATPESDS is encoded by the exons ATGCCTAAGAACAGCAAGGTGACGCAGCGCGAGCAGAGCCATGAGCACGTCACAGAGTCGGTGGCTGACCTGCTCGCACACGAGGAGCCGCTCGACTACAAGAGCAGCTCCCTGAACGTCGGAGGGGCCACAGGGAAGAAAGTCCCACAGATAGAGGTGCCCGAAAACGATGGACGCCCTGCCTGGAACAGCAAATTGCAGTACATCCTTGCCCAGGTGGGCTTCTCTGTGGGCCTGGGGAACGTGTGGCGCTTCCCTTACCTGTGCCAGAAgaatggaggag GTGCCTATCTGGTTCCCtacttcatcctcctcctcatcattgGCATCCCGCTCTTCTTCTTGGAGCTGGCTGTGGGTCAGAAGATTCGACGTGGGAGCATCGGGGTCTGGAACTACGTCTGTCCCAGTCTGGGCGGGATAGGGGTGTCCAGTCTGATG gtGTGTGGCTTTGTGGGCCTCTACTATAATGTGATCATCGGCTGGAGCATCTTTTACTTCTTCCAGTCTTTCCAGTATCCTCTTCCTTGGAGCGACTGTCCAATCAGAAAGAATGGGACACTCGCCA TTGTGGAGCCGGAGTGTGAGAAAAGCTCGGCTACGACCTATTTCTGGTACCGTCAGACTCTGAACACCACCAGCACCATCGCAGAGAGCGGTGGCCTCAACGTGAAAATGACCCTGTCTCTGCTTGTGGCCTGGATCATCGTATGTCTCGCTGTCATTAGAGGAATCGCCTCCTCCGGGAAG GTGATGTACTTCAGCTCTCTTTTCCCCTATGTGGTGCTGTTCTGTTTCCTGGTCAGGGGTTTAATGCTAAAGGGATCAGTGGATGGTATCGCTCACATGTTCACTCCCAAG TTAGAGAAGATGCTGGAGCCCCAGGTGTGGAGGGAGGCAGCCACCCAGGTCTTCTTTGCCCTGGGTCTGGGGTTTGGAGGAGTCATAGCCTTCTCCAGTTACAACAAGATCGATAACAACTGCCATTTTGATGCCGTGCTCGTCTCTTTCATCAACTTCCTCACTTCTATTCTGGCCACACTGGTGGTGTTCGCTGTGCTGGGTTTCAAGGCCAATCTCATGAACGAAAAGTGTGTCGTACA GAATGCAGAGAAGATCCTGGGTTACCTCAACTCTAACGTCCTGAGTCACGATCTGATCCCCCCACATATAAACTTTACCCATCTCACCACATCAGACTATGCTGAGATGTACGGGGTCATCAAGACAGTGAAAGAGGACAGTTTCGCCCAGCTGGGTCTGGAGCCTTGTGTCCTGGAGGACGAGCTCAACAAG GCTGTCCAGGGCACCGGCTTGGCCTTCATCGCCTTCACAGAAGCCATGACCCATTTCCCGGCATCTCCATTCTGGTCGGTCATGTTCTTCTTCATGCTCATCAACCTCGGTCTGGGCAGCATGATCGGCACCATGACCGGCATCACTACACCTGTCCTCGACACCTACAAGGTCCAGAAGGAGCTTTTCACAG tgtgttgctgCATTGTGGCATTCCTATGTGGCCTGTTGTTCGTTCAACGCTCAGGGAATTACTTTGTCACCATGTTTGATGATTACTCTGCCGGACTGCCTCTCACTGTAGTGGTCATCCTGGAAAATGTGTCTGTCGCTTGGATTTACGGCACAAAAAG GTTCATGCAGGATCTAGAGGACATGTTGGGTTTCCGACCAAACATGATGTATTTCTACCTGTGGAAGTACGTCTCCCCTCTGTGTCTCATTGTGCTCATCTCAGCCACTGTGATAGAAATGGCCATCAGCCCACCAGGATACAACGCCTGGGTCCAAGAGCTG gctcAGGAACGCTTCCAGAGCTACCCTCCCTGGGCATTGGCCATGTGCTTCGCTCTCATCATAGTGGCCATGCTGCCGCTCCCCGTTGTCTTCATTGCCCGCCGCTTCAACCTGATGTCAGACGGCTCCAACAAGCTGTCTGTCTCCTACCGTAAAACCATGATGAAGGACATGTCCATCCTAGAGGAGCAGGACGAGGCCAAATCCATCCTCGGCACCAAGCCCGGCGAGATGCCATCATCGGTGCCGGCACGCAAAGCCTACCTTACTCCAGGAGGGAACAAACCCCTGGACCCCAACTCCCTGTCTCCAAACATCTGCTACGGTACAAGCTACCAGAACGCTGCCATCAGCCCCACCACACCGACTACACCGACCATGCCTGCCACACCAGAGTCTGACTCTTGA
- the LOC123987588 gene encoding RNA-binding protein 15-like: MQVSPTWRLCRSLECKVLNRVKVQIVTVYCIGRESIFTHISVCRLHVSAFLEMKGKERSPVKKRSRAPVDSRDRGGSNPSGKKTGALPTVGSNNGNGSAQGGALSRRSLHIEKREMRDSDGHNSSSRAGSGYDYGVVSVNKPYGGADIAAETSRSGSRSDPRPPSNPDNEYKTLKISGLGSQLNDEEIEDGLFHEFKRFGDVSVKISRENDERVAFVNFRRPDDARAAKHARGKLVLYDRPLKIETVYMNRRRSRSPVSKDSFPSGQRHLHSQRPLSPTGVGYRDYRLQQLALGRLPPPPPPPHIRDLERDRDFSMYDARTRPPFIPECAVYREEDLLSPEDDHRANRTLFLGNLDVSVTESDLRRAFDRFGVITEVDIKRAVRGQSNTYGFIKFENLDMAHRAKVAMSGKVVGHNPIKIGYGKPTPTTRLWVGGLGPWVPLAALAKEFDRFGTIRTIDYRKGEAWAYIQYESLDAAQAACTNMRGFPLGGPDRRLRVDFADTEHRYQQQQQQYMQLPLPLPHYDLVPEPFAHRLTDSVRVRERSPPLPARFRDRDLYPSAEWSGLAVHDRMRGAAFDPIDRLERRSRETWSIEREREFQSRDLGRKRRHLDDGCRLDHSPEIGDYGLRRHGNSLELSPGGSSRDGGRYSDPERLPRSGRTSPVRDRQDAGFGDKRRKTLSPAEPGCSEKDRKRKASDSSKSPARKENRLGHPSSKSGQQSKPAAGGQKLSQAWQGILLLKNSSFPTSLHLLEGDMSVATSLLVEGSTGGQVSQLKISQRLRLDQPKLDEVSRRIKAAGSGGYTILLAVPGKSEDGGLQDASSSTERPLKNLVSYLKHKEAAGIISLPVGGSRDKDHGGVLHIFPPCEFSQQFLDASAKAFAKSEDDYILMVIIRGAS; the protein is encoded by the coding sequence ATGCAAGTTAGTCCAACATGGCGGTTATGTCGCTCGCTTGAGTGTAAAGTGTTAAACCGCGTAAAAGTTCAGATAGTTACGGTATATTGCATTGGCAGAGAGagtatatttacacacattagTGTCTGTCGACTGCACGTATCGGCTTTTTTGGAAATGAAGGGGAAGGAGCGATCGCCGGTGAAGAAACGCTCCCGAGCGCCAGTTGATAGCAGAGACCGAGGAGGGAGCAACCCGAGCGGCAAGAAGACCGGAGCGCTGCCGACGGTTGGCAGCAACAACGGTAACGGCTCTGCTCAGGGTGGCGCTTTATCCAGGAGAAGTTTACACATCGAGAAAAGAGAGATGAGGGATTCAGACGGACACAATTCATCCAGTCGGGCTGGTAGCGGTTACGACTACGGAGTGGTTTCGGTGAACAAGCCTTACGGTGGCGCTGACATCGCAGCGGAAACATCCAGGTCCGGTTCACGCAGCGATCCACGGCCTCCGTCAAATCCCGACAACGAGTACAAGACTCTCAAAATAAGCGGGCTGGGCTCTCAGCTGAACGACGAGGAAATAGAGGACGGGCTGTTTCACGAGTTCAAGAGGTTCGGGGACGTGAGTGTTAAAATAAGTCGAGAAAATGACGAGAGGGTGGCGTTTGTGAACTTCAGGAGGCCCGACGACGCCCGAGCGGCCAAACACGCCCGCGGCAAGCTGGTGCTGTACGACCGGCCTCTGAAAATCGAGACAGTCTACATGAACAGACGCAGAAGCCGCTCCCCTGTTTCAAAAGACAGTTTCCCCTCAGGACAGAGGCATCTCCACTCTCAGAGACCCCTGTCTCCCACTGGGGTGGGGTACAGAGACTACCGGTTACAGCAGCTGGCCCTGGGCCgactcccccctcctcctccaccgccTCACATAAGAGATctggaaagagacagagatttTTCAATGTATGATGCCAGGACGAGACCCCCGTTCATCCCTGAGTGTGCTGTGTACCGCGAGGAGGACCTGCTTAGCCCCGAGGATGACCATAGGGCAAACAGGACTTTGTTTCTGGGCAATCTGGACGTAAGTGTGACGGAGAGTGACCTGAGGAGGGCGTTTGACAGGTTTGGCGTGATAACAGAGGTGGACATAAAGCGGGCAGTGAGAGGCCAGAGCAACACCTATGGATTCATAAAGTTTGAGAATCTTGACATGGCTCATCGTGCCAAAGTAGCGATGTCTGGGAAAGTGGTGGGCCACAACCCAATTAAAATCGGCTATGGTAAACCTACACCCACGACCAGGCTGTGGGTGGGGGGCCTGGGACCCTGGGTTCCACTCGCTGCACTGGCTAAGGAGTTTGACCGCTTTGGCACCATCAGGACTATAGACTACAGGAAAGGTGAGGCGTGGGCTTACATCCAGTATGAAAGTTTGGATGCTGCTCAGGCTGCATGTACTAACATGAGAGGCTTCCCTCTCGGTGGCCCCGACAGGAGACTGAGAGTAGACTTTGCAGACACAGAGCACcgctaccagcagcagcagcagcagtacatGCAGCTTCCCCTCCCCCTGCCACACTATGACTTAGTTCCTGAGCCCTTTGCCCACCGCCTTACTGACTcggtgagagtgagagagaggtcCCCTCCACTTCCTGCTCGCTTCAGAGACAGGGACCTGTACCCCAGTGCTGAATGGTCTGGCCTGGCTGTCCACGACAGGATGCGCGGGGCAGCCTTTGATCCCATAGATCGTCTGGAGAGGCGTTCCCGTGAGACCTGGTCAATAGAGCGTGAGCGTGAGTTCCAAAGCCGAGATCTAGGCCGCAAAAGGAGACATTTGGATGATGGCTGCCGACTGGATCATTCACCTGAGATTGGTGACTATGGTCTGCGGCGCCATGGCAACTCATTAGAGCTCAGCCCTGGAGGGAGCAGTCGAGACGGCGGACGCTATAGTGACCCTGAACGTCTGCCTCGCTCTGGCAGAACCTCCCCTGTCAGAGACCGCCAGGATGCTGGCTTTGGAgacaagagaagaaaaacactcaGCCCAGCTGAGCCAGGCTGCTCAGAGAAGGACCGCAAACGTAAAGCCAGTGACTCATCTAAGAGCCCAGCGAGAAAGGAGAATCGCTTAGGACATCCTTCCTCCAAATCTGGCCAGCAGTCTAAGCCGGCAGCTGGGGGACAGAAGCTGAGCCAGGCCTGGCAGGGCATCCTCCTGCTGAAGAACAGCAGCTTTCCCACTTCACTGCACTTGCTGGAGGGCGACATGTCGGTGGCTACCAGCCTGCTGGTGGAGGGCTCCACAGGGGGTCAAGTCTCCCAGCTGAAGATCAGTCAGCGCCTGCGCCTGGACCAGCCCAAGCTGGATGAAGTCTCTCGTCGCATCAAGGCCGCCGGCTCCGGCGGATACACCATCCTCCTGGCCGTGCCTGGGAAATCTGAAGATGGAGGGCTCCAGGACGCCAGCAGCTCCACCGAGAGACCCCTGAAGAACCTGGTATCCTACCTGAAGCATAAGGAGGCGGCCGGCATCATCAGCCTCCCTGTGGGGGGAAGCCGTGACAAGGACCACGGAGGAGTCCTTCACATTTTTCCCCCATGTGAGTTCTCACAGCAGTTCTTGGATGCCTCTGCTAAAGCTTTTGCCAAGTCAGAGGACGACTACATTTTGATGGTCATTATCAGAGGAGCATCATAA